Proteins encoded within one genomic window of Chelatococcus sp. HY11:
- a CDS encoding SDR family oxidoreductase, translating into MSLQLFDLSGRIALITGAGQGIGYALAQGLGGAGAHIVINGRDATRLEAAAERLRGEGLTVATALFDVTDQKAVVAGIEAVERDVGPLDILVNNAGIQRRTPLEDYPVETWHELMRANLDSVFYVSQAVARHMIPRKRGKIINIASLQSEAARYSIAPYTASKGAVKNLTRGMCTDWARHGLQINAIGPGYFDTPLNAALVANPDFDAWLKTRTPAGRWGKVEELQGAAIFLASNASNFVNGQILYVDGGVLATL; encoded by the coding sequence ATGAGTCTTCAACTGTTTGATCTGTCAGGGCGAATCGCGCTCATCACCGGCGCCGGCCAGGGCATCGGCTATGCCCTGGCGCAGGGACTTGGAGGCGCCGGCGCGCATATCGTCATCAACGGCCGTGACGCCACCCGCCTCGAGGCCGCCGCGGAGCGCCTCCGCGGCGAAGGCCTGACCGTCGCGACCGCGCTCTTCGATGTCACAGACCAGAAAGCGGTGGTCGCCGGCATCGAGGCCGTCGAGCGTGACGTCGGCCCGCTCGACATCCTCGTCAACAATGCCGGGATCCAGCGGCGCACACCACTTGAGGACTACCCCGTCGAGACCTGGCATGAACTTATGCGCGCCAATCTCGACAGCGTCTTCTACGTCAGCCAGGCGGTGGCCCGGCATATGATCCCGCGCAAGCGCGGCAAGATCATCAATATCGCCAGCCTGCAAAGCGAGGCCGCCCGCTATTCCATCGCGCCCTATACCGCGTCCAAGGGGGCCGTGAAGAACCTGACGCGTGGCATGTGCACGGATTGGGCACGTCATGGCCTGCAGATCAACGCGATCGGCCCAGGCTATTTTGACACACCGCTCAACGCCGCCCTCGTCGCCAATCCCGATTTTGACGCCTGGCTGAAGACGCGCACACCGGCCGGCCGCTGGGGCAAGGTCGAGGAATTGCAGGGCGCGGCCATTTTCCTCGCCTCCAACGCATCGAATTTCGTGAATGGCCAGATCCTTTACGTCGATGGAGGCGTCCTTGCGACGCTCTGA
- a CDS encoding gluconokinase has protein sequence MRRSDPPIAIVLMGVAGSGKTTLGLALAERFGLAFYDADDFHPPANVAKMSAGIPLNDDDRAPWLDRLAELLHDSIAEGRSVALACSALKRRYRDRLREGCPGILFVHQVGDRDMIAERMKRRTDHYMPPSLLDSQFAALELPDTDESVLTLDGTEPPEVLVDKVVARLAQA, from the coding sequence TTGCGACGCTCTGATCCCCCTATCGCCATCGTGCTGATGGGTGTCGCCGGCAGCGGCAAGACAACCCTCGGCCTTGCCCTCGCCGAGCGCTTCGGGCTTGCGTTCTACGACGCCGACGATTTCCATCCGCCGGCCAATGTCGCCAAGATGTCGGCCGGCATCCCGCTGAACGATGACGACCGCGCGCCCTGGCTCGACCGGCTCGCGGAACTCCTGCATGACTCGATCGCGGAAGGCCGCTCGGTCGCGCTCGCCTGCTCGGCGCTCAAGCGGCGTTATCGGGATCGCCTGCGTGAAGGCTGCCCCGGCATTCTCTTCGTCCACCAGGTCGGTGACCGCGACATGATCGCGGAACGGATGAAGCGCCGGACGGACCACTATATGCCGCCATCGCTGCTCGACAGCCAGTTCGCCGCTCTCGAATTGCCTGACACGGATGAGAGCGTGCTGACCCTCGATGGCACCGAACCGCCTGAAGTATTGGTCGACAAGGTCGTCGCACGTCTGGCGCAAGCATAA